From the Acidithiobacillus sp. genome, the window GCGCCATCACCACGCACGAGACCGGTCGCTTCCCCTGCGATGGAAGGTAGAGGCAGCCCGCGCACCGCTCACCTTCAACGACGAACTCCACGTCAGAACGCTCCAGCGGATGCCTCCTCAGATACTCGTTGTGGCGTTCGCGTGATCACGGCAGCCGTAGGTCGACAATCCATCGGCCTTCCGAACATGACATGCCACGTCGGCACAACGTAGAGCTAACCGGCGCTGCGCGGCTTTATCGCGCAGCGTCCAGCGACCGAAGGGAGCGAGGTTGAGCGCCGGGTTAGGCATTTTTCAGCCAATGCGAGACGACTGTGTTGGTTAGCTCAAGGCACCCGAAATCGAACGTAGCGAGTTGGTCATGCGCGACCAGTTGTACCTCTGCGATTTCTTCGTTCAACTTGACGTGCCCATAGGCCTCGACGGCGAAAGCGATAATAAGTTGATTAAATTCTGGGAGAGCGAAATGACCTATGAATTTGCATTCATGGCCCGTAAGACCAAGCTCCTCTTCCGTTTCTCTAAGGATGGCGCTCTCCGGCGACTCGCCATGCTCAAGAAACCCGGTGATCAGGGAAAACATACCTGGCGGCCAGGAGGCATTTCTTGCCAAGACGTACTGACCATTGCACCGAACTAAGCCCGCGACGACAGGAATGGGATTGTTCCAGTGCACGAACTTACACTGCTGCGATGAACAAGCGAGCCGCATGTCTCCCTCCACCGGACGACTGACAAGATCACTTTGACAAAGCGGACAATATTTCATGGGCGAAGAGTAAATGCCTAACGTAATTTAGGCAGCATACATACCACACTACCCACGTCGCCTAAATTTTTCCAGCCCCACCCGCCACCCAGAAAATCAAGCACCCAACACCCTCCTGCAACATTTATAGCAGCCTAAATTTTTCCGGATGAACGCCACACGCAAACGAATCCGCACAGAAATGCAGATCACCACCTATTCTTGTCCACAAACCTACACCAATTCATG encodes:
- a CDS encoding NUDIX domain-containing protein — translated: MRLACSSQQCKFVHWNNPIPVVAGLVRCNGQYVLARNASWPPGMFSLITGFLEHGESPESAILRETEEELGLTGHECKFIGHFALPEFNQLIIAFAVEAYGHVKLNEEIAEVQLVAHDQLATFDFGCLELTNTVVSHWLKNA